From a region of the Primulina eburnea isolate SZY01 chromosome 7, ASM2296580v1, whole genome shotgun sequence genome:
- the LOC140835804 gene encoding uncharacterized protein — MMRFRMASEGKTVGKPHFQHQDKANTQSRIMIANHAARGSKKVGLARELGSMNDSGKEVQNIQGMLNNQMDGVSKHQHNDLQGMTRKSKYFGKSHFQLRDEKDTQPRIISANHVTRNSKKRVNTCAECQNIQVMLNNQKDKVSKQQHNDVQDCQSIQGPSRNQIDEASNQSDIELQGLTSRITFNNNPHVENDFMDEESDQDVDSESESLDADKKTRGPTFMKEIWGRPSTLPRIKIRCDDMGRPIGSRRNKFTDFLGTLARNGKFCPIDVEEWHKMPLDSKKKMLDVIKEKYELPPGTESWTLRSIGTKWRNWKSELKKKYYDPELPIQVVGTRTLIKFLIIIGTN; from the exons atGATGAGATTTA GAATGGCTAGTGAGGGTAAAACTGTTGGAAAACCTCATTTTCAACATCAAGATAAGGCAAATACACAATCTCGAATTATGATTGCCAATCACGCAGCTCGAGGTTCAAAAAAAG TTGGTCTTGCAAGAGAACTCGGTAGCATGAATGATAGCGGAAAAG AAGTTCAAAACATACAAGGTATGTTGAATAACCAAATGGACGGAGTTTCAAAGCACCAacacaatgatttacaag GAATGACTCGTAAGAGTAAATATTTTGGAAAATCTCATTTTCAACTTCGAGATGAGAAAGATACACAACCACGTATCATATCTGCTAATCATGTGACTCGAAATTCAAAAAAAAGAG TCAATACTTGTGCAGAATGTCAAAACATACAAGTTATGCTAAATAACCAAAAGGATAAAGTTTCAAAGCAGCAACACAATGATGTACAAG ATTGTCAAAGCATACAAGGTCCATCAAGAAACCAAATAGATGAAGCTTCAAATCAAAGTGACATTGAATTACAAG GTTTGACTTCTAGGATCACATTCAACAATAACCCACatgttgaaaatgattttatgGACGAAGAATCTGATCAAG ATGTAGATAGCGAAAGTGAATCTCTTGACGCTGATAAGAAAACTAGAGGCCCTACATTTATGAAAGAAATTTGGGGCAGACCTAGCACGCTTCCACGTATTAAAATTCGATGTGATGATATGGGACGTCCTATTGGATCAAGAAGAAATAAATTTACTGATTTTTTGGGTACTTTGGCAAGAAATGGTAAATTTTGTCCGATTGACGTGGAAGAATGGCATAAAATGCCCCTGGATAGTAAGAAAAAAATGCTAGATGTTATAAAG GAAAAGTACGAACTTCCTCCTGGAACAGAAAGTTGGACGCTACGTTCAATAGGAACAAAATGGAGAAACTGGAAGTCAGAACTAaaaaagaagtattatgatccTGAGTTGCCAATacaagttgtggggacccggacgctaatcaagttcttaatcatcattgggactaattaa
- the LOC140836195 gene encoding uncharacterized protein encodes MKDLPKSYYEAEKLMKQLGLGYEKNDACPNDCSLYWRLDEERVRCKTCNEPSWETSENDPIGDKRKVSRKVLWYFPIKPRLQRLFMSCKTAVHMRWHSESRTKDGYMRHPADSPALQTFDHNHPEFAKDPRNIRLGLASDGFNPFKNMNVAHSTWPVILVPYNLPPWMCMKQPYFILSLLIPGPSAPGNNIDIYLQPLVADLKDLWDVGVQTYDASTKQNFQLNAALLWTISDFPGYATLSGWSTKGKFACPVCHKFTHSRWLKNGRKYCYMGHRKFLNGDHEFRKDAQNFDGTEEYGRPSPILSGDTVIKELKILI; translated from the coding sequence ATGAAAGATTTACCAAAGTCATACTATGAAGCAGAGAAATTGATGAAGCAATTAGGACTTGGTTATGAAAAGAACGATGCATGTCCTAATGATTGCTCTTTATACTGGCGGTTGGACGAAGAAAGAGTTCGATGCAAAACATGCAACGAGCCTAGTTGGGAAACATCTGAAAATGATCCTATTGGTGACAAGAGGAAAGTTTCACGCAAGGTTTTATGGTATTTTCCAATAAAGCCTAGGTTACAACGTTTGTTCATGTCCTGCAAAACAGCAGTCCATATGAGATGGCATTCTGAATCTCGAACGAAAGACGGTTACATGCGACACCCAGCTGATTCCCCAGCTTTGCAAACGTTTGACCATAACCACCCTGAATTCGCAAAGGATCCCCGAAACATAAGGCTAGGATTAGCTTCAGATGGATTTAATCCATTCAAAAATATGAATGTGGCGCATAGTACGTGGCCAGTCATTTTAGTGCCTTATAATCTTCCACCATGGATGTGTATGAAACAACCATACTTTATATTATCATTGCTAATACCTGGTCCATCTGCTCCTGGAAATAACATCGACATCTACTTGCAGCCCCTTGTTGCAGATTTGAAGGATTTGTGGGACGTAGGAGTGCAGACATATGATGCATCAACCAAGCAGAATTTTCAATTGAATGCCGCATTATTATGGACTATAAGTGATTTTCCTGGATATGCAACCCTATCTGGATGGAGCACCAAAGGTAAATTTGCATGCCCAGTGTGCCACAAATTTACACATTCACGCTGGTTAAAAAATGGCAGAAAATATTGTTATATGGGTCACCGCAAATTTTTGAATGGTGATCATGAGTTTCGCAAAGATGCTCAAAATTTTGATGGCACAGAAGAGTATGGAAGACCATCACCCATACTTTCGGGAGACACAGTGATCAAAgagttgaaaattttaatttga
- the LOC140835803 gene encoding uncharacterized protein, translating to MLLDLLTEAFPNAMKDLPKSYYEAEKLMKQLGLGYEKIDACPNDCSLYWRLDEERVRCKTCNEPRWETSENDPIGDKRKVSRKVLWYFPIKPRLQRLFMSCKTEVHMRWHSESRTKDGYMRHPADYLALQTFDHNHPEFAKDPRNIRLGLASDGFNPFKNMSVAHSTWPVILVPYNLPPWMCMKQPYFILSLLIPGPSAPGNNIDIYLQPLVADLKDLWEVGVQTYDASTKQNFQLNAALLWTISDFPGYATLSGWSTKGKFPCPVCHKFTHSRWLKNGRKYCYMGHRKFLNGDHEFRKDAQNFDGTEEYGRPSPIISGDTVIKELKNFNLKFGKTVDDNPELPFNWKKLSIFFDLPYWKDNVVRHNLDFMHIEKNVCESICGTLLNMEGKTKDNIKSRLDLQEIGIRSALHPIEKGPSRVYLPPACYSMDKNEKGTFCKVLKKVKVPDGYASNISRCVQMKPAKLIGLKSHDNHILMQQLLPVALRRTLSKSVRTPLIRLSRYFRELCCKVISPTDVVRLRKDIAVILCQLEKIFPPSFFDIMIHLNVHLATEVLLAGPVYYRWMYPIERYLGTLKSYVRNRSRPEGSIAEGYLAEECLTFCSFYLADYVETKFNQSTRNDETTTGSTFALDVFTASGYALGKPIATKFDDETLKKAHKYVLFNCHHVQSYIEYVIIYFIVKHRQILNLTDSSLPPHQIERMLSESFASWFAKHIENTNPSQDDPVSNDLKSLARGPNFIGIRYEKFISNGFRFHTKEVERKRKTQNCGVIVRATTSSYSSIRDQNPVSSELDYYGILQNVIELDYERGRRVVLFECDWVSKGKRLKLDEDGFMLANFTNVKRHNEPYILASQAMQVFYVEDPVDCNWHVIITTDARAKS from the exons ATGCTTTTGGATTTGTTGACAGAAGCATTTCCAAATGCCATGAAAGATTTACCAAAGTCATACTATGAAGCAGAGAAATTGATGAAGCAATTAGGACTTGGTTATGAAAAGATCGATGCATGTCCTAATGATTGCTCTTTATACTGGCGGTTGGACGAAGAAAGAGTTCGATGCAAAACATGCAACGAGCCTAGATGGGAAACATCTGAAAATGATCCTATTGGTGACAAGAGGAAAGTTTCACGCAAGGTTTTATGGTATTTTCCAATAAAGCCTAGGTTACAACGTTTGTTCATGTCCTGCAAAACAGAAGTCCATATGAGATGGCATTCTGAATCTCGAACGAAAGACGGTTACATGCGACACCCAGCTGATTACCTAGCTTTGCAAACGTTTGACCATAACCACCCTGAATTCGCAAAGGATCCCCGAAACATAAGGCTAGGATTAGCTTCAGATGGATTTAATCCATTCAAAAATATGAGTGTGGCGCATAGTACGTGGCCAGTCATTTTAGTGCCTTATAATCTTCCACCATGGATGTGTATGAAACAACCATACTTTATATTATCATTGCTAATACCTGGTCCATCTGCTCCTGGAAATAACATCGACATCTACTTGCAGCCCCTTGTTGCAGATTTGAAGGATTTGTGGGAGGTAGGAGTGCAGACATATGATGCATCAACCAAGCAGAATTTTCAATTGAATGCCGCATTATTATGGACTATAAGTGATTTTCCTGGATATGCAACCCTATCTGGATGGAGCACCAAAGGTAAATTTCCATGCCCAGTGTGCCACAAATTTACACATTCACGCTGGTTAAAAAATGGCAGAAAATATTGTTATATGGGTCACCGCAAATTTTTGAACGGTGATCATGAGTTTCGCAAAGATGCTCAAAATTTTGATGGCACAGAAGAGTATGGAAGACCATCACCCATAATTTCGGGAGACACAGTGATCAAAGAgttgaaaaattttaatttgaaatttggaAAAACAGTTGATGATAATCCAGAACTACCATTCAATTGGAAAAAGTTGAGTATTTTCTTCGATTTACCATATTGGAAAGATAATGTGGTACGCCACAATCTTGATTTTATGCATATTGAGAAGAATGTGTGCGAATCAATTTGTGGGACACTGCTGAATATGGAAGGAAAAACAAAAGATAATATTAAATCACGTCTTGATTTGCAAGAAATTGGAATAAGATCAGCCCTCCATCCTATTGAGAAAGGACCAAGTAGAGTTTATCTGCCTCCAGCATGTTATTCAATGGACAAAAATGAGAAGGGCACATTTTGCAAGGTTTTGAAAAAAGTTAAAGTTCCAGATGGCTATGCTTCTAACATTTCACGGTGTGTTCAAATGAAACCGGCAAAATTAATTGGTCTAAAAAGCCATGACAACCATATTTTGATGCAACAGTTGTTGCCGGTGGCACTACGTAGAACTTTGTCTAAATCAGTTCGGACTCCTTTGATTAGATTGAGTAGGTATTTCAGAGAGCTATGTTGTAAAGTAATTTCTCCAACTGATGTGGTTCGTCTAAGGAAAGATATTGCGGTGATCCTCTGTCAATTGGAGAAGATTTTTCCTCCCTCATTTTTTGACATAATGATTCATTTGAATGTACATTTGGCTACTGAAGTACTACTTGCTGGACCAGTTTACTATCGTTGGATGTATCCAATTGAAag GTACTTGGGGACATTGAAGTCATATGTTCGAAATAGAAGTAGGCCAGAAGGATCCATTGCTGAGGGGTATTTGGCTGAGGAATGTTTGACATTCTGTTCTTTTTATTTAGCTGACTATGTAGAGACAAAATTCAATCAATCAACAAGAAATGATGAGACAACTACCGGCTCAACATTCGCATTGGACGTGTTTACGGCCTCTGGTTATGCACTTGGAAAGCCCATTGCAACTAAGTTTGATGATGAGACATTAAAGAAGGCACATAAATATGTGTTATTCAACTGTCATCACGTACAATCTTACATAGAGTATGTGATTATATATTTCATTGT TAAAcaccgtcagattttgaatcttaCTGATTCCAGTCTTCCACCACACCAAATTGAACGTATGCTTAGTGAGTCTTTTGCCTCTTGGTTTGCCAAACAT ATTGAAAATACAAATCCTTCACAAGATGATCCAGtatcaaatgatttgaaatcaCTTGCCAGAGGCCCAAATTTCATAGGGATACGATATGAAAAATTCATTTCCAATGGATTTAGGTTTCATACAAAAGAAGTGGAACGCAAGAGAAAAACTCAGAATTGTGGTGTGATTGTTCGGGCTACCACTTCAAGTTATTCGAGTATAAGAGATCAGAATCCAGTATCAAGTGAACTTGATTATTATGGGATTTTGCAAAATGTgattgagttagattatgaGAGAGGTCGAAGAGTTGTTTTATTTGAATGTGATTGGGTCTCCAAAGGCAAACGACTAAAACTGGATGAAGATGGTTTTATGTTGGCCAATTTTACGAATGTGAAGCGTCACAACGAGCCTTATATATTAGCATCCCAAGCCATGCAAGTTTTTTATGTGGAAGATCCAGTTGATTGTAATTGGCATGTAATTATCACCACCGATGCACGAGCAAA GAGTtga
- the LOC140835806 gene encoding uncharacterized protein: protein MDLLFIISKDTTNFFIFKLWLLLLIGMASEGKTVGKPHFQHQDKANTQSRIMIANHAARGSKKVGLARELGSMNDSGKEVQNIQGMLNNQMDGVSKHQHNDLQEFQNIQGKLNNQKDKVSKQQHNDVQGMALKNKNVGKTHFQLQDETNTQPLILSDNHTTRNSKKRDCQSIQGVGTRALILILGIKWIITIKDEITLPFSPKLPRLFL from the exons ATGGATCTTTTATTTATCATATCAAAGGATACAACTAACTTTTTTATCTTCAAGTTGTGGCTCTTGCTCTTGATAGGAATGGCTAGTGAGGGTAAAACTGTTGGAAAACCTCATTTTCAACATCAAGATAAGGCAAATACACAATCTCGAATTATGATTGCCAATCACGCAGCTCGAGGTTCAAAAAAAG TTGGTCTTGCAAGAGAACTCGGTAGCATGAATGATAGCGGAAAAG AAGTTCAAAACATACAAGGTATGTTGAATAACCAAATGGACGGAGTTTCGAAGCACCAacacaatgatttacaag AATTTCAAAACATACAAGGTAAGCTAAATAACCAAAAGGATAAAGTTTCAAAGCAGCAACACAATGATGTACAAG GAATGgctcttaaaaataaaaatgttggaAAAACTCACTTTCAACTTCAAGATGAGACAAATACTCAACCACTGATTTTGAGTGACAATCACACAACTCGAAATTCAAAAAAAAGAG ATTGTCAAAGCATAcaaggtgtggggacccgggctctaattctgattcttgggattaaatggatcattactataaaa GATGAAATCACCTTACCCTTTTCTCCTAAGCTTCCTCGGTTGTTCCTCTGA